Within the Bacillus sp. FSL K6-3431 genome, the region ATGGAGGAAATATATCATGACTAAAGAACAAATCATCGAAGCTGTCAAAGAAATGACAGTTCTTGAACTAAACGATCTAGTTAAAGCAATTGAAGAAGAATTTGGTGTAACTGCTGCTGCTCCTGTAGCTGCTGCTGGTGCTGCTGCGGGTGAAGCTGCTGCAGAACAAACTGAATTTGATGTAGTGCTTACAAGCGCTGGTTCATCAAAAATTAAAGTTATCAAAGTTGTTCGTGAAATCACTGGTCTTGGCTTGAAAGAAGCAAAAGAACTTGTTGACAACGCTCCGAAAGCAGTTAAAGAAGGCGTATCTAAAGATGACGCTGAAGAAG harbors:
- the rplL gene encoding 50S ribosomal protein L7/L12; the protein is MTKEQIIEAVKEMTVLELNDLVKAIEEEFGVTAAAPVAAAGAAAGEAAAEQTEFDVVLTSAGSSKIKVIKVVREITGLGLKEAKELVDNAPKAVKEGVSKDDAEEVKAKLEEVGAGVEVK